Part of the Limihaloglobus sulfuriphilus genome is shown below.
AGGTTCATGCAAAAAAACTTTCAGTACCAGATAATATTTTAGATTAAAAATATGGCTGACACATTATCACAACAAGATAGATCCAAGTGTATGTCGGCTAATAAAAACAGTAATACAAAACCTGAAATGCTTGTTAGGCGGTTGGTGTTTTCTCTGGGTTACAGGTACCGTTTACATAACCGGAAGTTGCCGGGGTGTCCGGATCTGGTTTTTGCCGGACACAAAAAAGTCATCTTTGTGAATGGTTGTTACTGGCATAGGCACAATTGCAAAAAAGGTAAATCAACACCCCAAACACGCCAAGAGTTTTGGGAAACTAAATTTAAACGAACGGCTGAACGGGATAAAGAAAATATAAAGCTTTTGGAAAAAAAAGGGTGGAAAGTTTTGGTTATTTGGGAATGCCAGATAAAGAAAGATATTAAAAAGGTGCAAGAAAAAATCGTTAAATTTTTGGGTTAGCGCCATGCGGGACAAATATATAGCATACGCTTACGGGACGAACCGAGCAGGTAGCAATAAAGCGAATTCCTATGTGAACGCCTTAGACTATCTCCGTGATATTTTTGCTTCCTCGAATTGTGAGTTTCGCGGTTTGAATGTTTGGCAAGTCACAGATGCCGGTAAACTAACAGATTTGTATCATTTTATCTTAGAGCAGCAAAGGCTTGGCACTGACGGAATATTCAGAGAGGGCAAACGGTCGAGTTACTGGAAAAATCGGTTTTACTCGGCAGCAATAAAAAATTATGTTGAGTTTTTGGTAGAGTACCGGTTTGAGGAAAAATTAGATAGTGTTTGCCGCAGTCACTCTGACGGCAGGGCCTTATCAAACGAGCTTATAAAACAAAGAGTAGAGAACATTGACGCTTTGATACGGTGCGACATTGAAAAGGAAGGCAAGGACGTTGAGGCGACTGTAAAGACAAGGCTCAATCAGAATTACTTTAGGAAAATGGTTCTGGGCAATTATAGCCATCGCTGCTGTGTTACCGGATTGCCGATACCGGCGATTCTACGTGCTAGTCATATTGCATCTTGGGCCGAGGATAAGAGCAACAGGTTAAACCCGTCAAACGGATTGTGTTTGTCCGCGACTTATGACGCGGCGTTCGATAAACATCTGATTAGTTTTGACAAGAATTATCGTTTGCTTTTGAGTCCGGCGATAGAGACTTATGCCGGTAAGGCCTATGAAAGCTATTTCAAAAACCTTGCGGGGAATTCGATGTCATTGCCAAAACATTTCCTACCAGATGTAGAGCTTTTGCGTAAACATCGAGAGATCACCATGGAACAGAAACATCCCTGTGATCCGTGAGTGCGGGTTTGTGTTAATTACGGGACATCGACGTTGTCGAAGATTGTCTGTATAATATCTTCGCTGGTTTTTTCCTGTGCTTCTGCTTCGTAGCTGGGGATCACTCTGTGGCGCAGTACGTCCATACCGATACTCTTTATATCCTGGGGCGTTACATATCCGCGGCCTCGTATAAAGGCGTGTGCCCGCGCGGCG
Proteins encoded:
- a CDS encoding very short patch repair endonuclease: MADTLSQQDRSKCMSANKNSNTKPEMLVRRLVFSLGYRYRLHNRKLPGCPDLVFAGHKKVIFVNGCYWHRHNCKKGKSTPQTRQEFWETKFKRTAERDKENIKLLEKKGWKVLVIWECQIKKDIKKVQEKIVKFLG
- a CDS encoding HNH endonuclease, which translates into the protein MNALDYLRDIFASSNCEFRGLNVWQVTDAGKLTDLYHFILEQQRLGTDGIFREGKRSSYWKNRFYSAAIKNYVEFLVEYRFEEKLDSVCRSHSDGRALSNELIKQRVENIDALIRCDIEKEGKDVEATVKTRLNQNYFRKMVLGNYSHRCCVTGLPIPAILRASHIASWAEDKSNRLNPSNGLCLSATYDAAFDKHLISFDKNYRLLLSPAIETYAGKAYESYFKNLAGNSMSLPKHFLPDVELLRKHREITMEQKHPCDP